In Fluviicola taffensis DSM 16823, the following are encoded in one genomic region:
- a CDS encoding DUF493 family protein: MSEGTFDKLREQLELQEWPNVYLFKFIVPNTPHLLAQTTALFDETAHIQFHESSNAKFVSVSVKEMMLDVDSIIEVYNKAQKIEGIISL, translated from the coding sequence ATGAGTGAAGGTACTTTTGATAAATTGAGAGAGCAGTTGGAGTTGCAAGAATGGCCAAATGTCTATTTGTTTAAATTTATTGTTCCAAACACCCCTCATTTATTAGCTCAAACGACGGCTTTGTTTGATGAAACTGCTCACATTCAATTTCATGAATCAAGTAATGCAAAATTCGTAAGTGTGAGTGTGAAAGAAATGATGTTAGATGTTGATTCAATCATTGAGGTTTACAACAAAGCACAAAAAATAGAAGGAATAATATCACTTTAA
- the trxA gene encoding thioredoxin, translating to MAIEITDANFEELVLKSDKPVMVDFWAEWCGPCRLIGPIVEEMANEYEGKAIIGKVNVDLNPGVSAQFGIRNIPTIIFVKGGEIADKSVGAVPKGQLTAKLDALI from the coding sequence ATGGCAATAGAAATCACAGATGCAAACTTCGAAGAGCTTGTATTGAAATCAGACAAACCGGTAATGGTAGACTTTTGGGCAGAATGGTGTGGTCCATGTAGATTAATTGGTCCTATCGTTGAAGAAATGGCAAATGAATACGAAGGTAAAGCAATCATAGGTAAAGTAAATGTGGATTTAAATCCAGGTGTATCAGCACAATTTGGTATTCGTAATATCCCAACAATTATTTTTGTTAAAGGTGGGGAAATTGCTGATAAATCAGTTGGAGCAGTTCCAAAAGGCCAATTGACGGCCAAATTGGACGCATTAATTTAA
- the lpxD gene encoding UDP-3-O-(3-hydroxymyristoyl)glucosamine N-acyltransferase, translating into MEFSALQIAAILNGEVVGNSEITVNGLAKIEEGVTGTLSFLSNPKYEEYIYTTQSSICIVNSTFVPSKALPQTLTLVKVEDAYACFAKLLEVYNQMRQKQPKIEIPSFISESAKIGEGLYLGAFAYIGENVVIGKNVKIYPQAYIGDGTVIGDDCTIHAGVKIYADTKIGNRCVLHAGVVIGSDGFGFAPDEKGVFSKVPQIGNVILEDDVEIGSNSTIDCATMGSTILRKGVKIDNLVHLAHNVEVGSHSAIAAQAGVAGSAKIGKHVLVGGQAGISGHLHVADGTRIVAQSGIPNTIKKAEILMGSPAIPMDDYKKSFVGFRRLPIIIKKLSELEDKIKTLSKSAE; encoded by the coding sequence ATGGAATTTTCTGCGCTGCAAATAGCTGCTATTTTAAACGGTGAGGTCGTTGGTAACTCTGAGATTACTGTTAATGGATTGGCTAAAATTGAAGAGGGCGTTACAGGGACTTTATCTTTCTTGTCGAACCCAAAGTATGAGGAGTATATTTACACAACGCAATCAAGTATTTGCATTGTAAATAGCACTTTTGTTCCATCAAAGGCTTTGCCTCAAACACTTACGTTGGTTAAAGTTGAAGATGCATATGCATGTTTTGCTAAGCTTTTAGAGGTGTATAATCAAATGCGTCAAAAGCAGCCGAAAATTGAAATTCCTTCGTTTATTTCTGAAAGCGCAAAAATAGGTGAGGGGCTATATTTGGGTGCTTTCGCATATATTGGTGAGAATGTTGTCATAGGTAAGAATGTGAAGATTTACCCGCAGGCATACATTGGTGATGGTACTGTTATTGGTGATGATTGTACAATTCATGCTGGTGTAAAGATTTATGCTGATACCAAAATTGGTAATCGCTGTGTTTTGCATGCTGGAGTTGTAATTGGTAGTGATGGTTTTGGGTTTGCTCCTGATGAGAAGGGTGTTTTTTCAAAAGTTCCTCAAATTGGAAATGTCATTTTAGAAGATGATGTGGAGATTGGTTCCAATTCAACGATTGACTGCGCTACAATGGGCTCAACGATTCTTCGTAAAGGAGTGAAAATTGATAATTTGGTTCATTTGGCACACAATGTAGAGGTTGGTAGTCATTCTGCTATAGCTGCTCAAGCAGGTGTTGCAGGGTCTGCAAAAATAGGTAAACATGTACTTGTTGGTGGTCAAGCTGGAATTAGCGGTCACCTTCATGTGGCTGATGGGACACGAATTGTGGCGCAATCAGGTATTCCAAATACGATTAAAAAAGCGGAAATTTTAATGGGGTCTCCTGCAATACCGATGGATGATTACAAAAAGTCATTTGTTGGATTTAGAAGACTTCCAATCATTATTAAGAAATTGTCTGAATTAGAAGATAAAATAAAAACACTCTCAAAATCTGCAGAATAA
- the menD gene encoding 2-succinyl-5-enolpyruvyl-6-hydroxy-3-cyclohexene-1-carboxylic-acid synthase, with the protein MISSAKLEVQLLVDGCKKVGVTHVVISPGSRNAPLSIAFDEDPDFQVFVVPDERVAAFYALGMAQKLNQPVVITCTSGSAPLNYYPAIAEAFYQEIPLIVLSADRPAEWLDQGDGQTIRQEGVFNQMVLNSAQLNEIHTDNQRWYFERKLSEALQTAVGNRKGPIHLNIPFSEPLYETTSDIQAMSNWIELAETECVLTKNSRSKLESIWSNSEKRLIIVGQQQNDSHLQELLESLALDGSVAVLVEHTSNLFSPYFVSNIDRALNIIPESDLSSFYPDCIVTIGGAIISKKIKVFLRQSKAPVIRFGVDFPFMDTFQNLKFTASISAISGIQLFHSFIKEKPHKSRFGFAWKKIDQFGAEEQKQICNAQPWSDLKAMEFVMDVIPDQCNLHISNSSLIRYALLFDPIKTLKYWCNRGTSGIDGSSSTAVGSAIVSSKESHVLVTGDLSFFYDSNAWWSKYLPSNLRIILVNNGGGDIFNIIPGPKSTNQWKKIFVAEQELSAENIAKTYGLDYFEASSLSDLEGNLELFFGESSNDKPKILEINTMNEQNSAVLETYFKSFKKRV; encoded by the coding sequence ATGATTTCAAGCGCAAAATTGGAGGTTCAACTTTTGGTTGATGGATGTAAAAAAGTAGGTGTAACTCATGTGGTTATTTCTCCAGGATCTCGGAATGCTCCTTTGAGTATTGCTTTTGATGAAGATCCAGACTTTCAGGTATTTGTTGTTCCAGATGAGCGTGTTGCGGCATTCTATGCACTTGGGATGGCTCAGAAATTAAATCAACCAGTTGTTATTACTTGTACTTCCGGTTCAGCTCCTTTAAATTACTATCCAGCTATTGCAGAAGCTTTTTATCAAGAAATTCCACTCATTGTTTTATCGGCTGATAGACCTGCAGAATGGTTAGATCAAGGAGATGGACAGACAATTCGACAAGAAGGTGTTTTTAATCAGATGGTTTTGAATAGCGCTCAATTGAATGAAATCCATACAGATAATCAGCGTTGGTATTTTGAACGAAAATTGTCTGAAGCACTTCAAACGGCAGTTGGAAATAGAAAAGGACCCATTCATTTGAATATTCCATTTTCGGAGCCATTGTATGAAACAACTTCTGATATTCAAGCAATGAGTAATTGGATTGAACTTGCTGAAACAGAATGTGTTTTAACCAAAAACAGTAGGAGTAAATTAGAATCCATTTGGTCAAATTCTGAAAAGCGGTTGATAATTGTTGGTCAACAACAAAACGATTCTCATTTGCAAGAATTACTTGAAAGTCTTGCATTGGATGGCTCTGTAGCTGTTTTGGTTGAGCACACATCAAATTTGTTTAGCCCATATTTTGTTTCCAACATTGATCGCGCTCTAAATATCATTCCTGAGTCTGATTTGTCTTCTTTTTATCCGGATTGTATCGTGACAATTGGTGGTGCAATTATTTCGAAAAAAATCAAAGTCTTTTTACGTCAATCAAAAGCACCAGTGATTCGTTTTGGAGTCGATTTTCCATTTATGGATACGTTTCAAAATTTGAAGTTTACTGCTTCTATTTCTGCGATTTCAGGGATTCAATTGTTCCACTCTTTTATCAAAGAGAAACCACATAAATCACGCTTTGGATTTGCGTGGAAAAAAATAGATCAGTTTGGGGCTGAGGAACAAAAGCAGATTTGCAATGCGCAGCCATGGAGCGATTTAAAGGCGATGGAGTTTGTGATGGATGTTATTCCAGATCAGTGTAATTTGCATATTTCGAACAGTTCGCTCATCCGCTATGCATTGTTATTTGATCCTATCAAAACGCTTAAATATTGGTGTAATCGAGGCACCAGTGGAATTGATGGAAGTAGTTCTACAGCTGTTGGTTCTGCCATCGTTTCTTCGAAAGAATCTCATGTATTGGTAACAGGAGACCTTTCTTTTTTCTATGATTCGAATGCTTGGTGGAGTAAATACCTCCCTTCCAATTTGAGAATCATTTTAGTGAATAATGGAGGAGGTGATATTTTCAATATTATCCCAGGTCCGAAGTCGACCAATCAATGGAAAAAGATTTTTGTTGCAGAACAAGAGTTGTCAGCTGAGAATATTGCCAAAACGTATGGATTAGATTATTTTGAAGCTTCATCTCTTTCTGATTTAGAAGGAAATTTGGAATTATTTTTTGGTGAAAGTTCCAATGATAAACCGAAAATACTGGAAATAAACACGATGAATGAGCAGAATAGCGCGGTTTTGGAGACGTATTTCAAGTCGTTTAAGAAAAGAGTATAA
- a CDS encoding TerC family protein, which yields MDFNILTTGIGIFYLVVLTLLEIVLGIDNIIFISIITDSLVKQDQRKARILGLSLALIIRLLMLSIVSYIMTLDKTPLFTVFDIKFTAHSLVLLIGGLFLIYKSVGEMHSSVKGEHSEGKTKKKVRLSAVVMQIVMIDFIFSFDSVISAIGMTNDIRHETHGNPFIIIVLAVIISMIVMLIFAKPIADFISARPTIKMIALGFLVTIGVLLIAESFGQHIPKGYIYFAMVYALFVEFLNIRMRKNKNEPEQ from the coding sequence GTGGATTTTAACATATTAACGACCGGTATCGGAATTTTTTATTTAGTAGTACTAACTTTATTGGAGATAGTATTAGGGATTGATAATATTATTTTCATCTCTATTATCACAGATTCATTAGTGAAACAAGATCAGCGCAAAGCTCGGATTTTAGGATTGAGTTTAGCATTGATTATTCGATTGTTGATGTTGAGTATCGTTTCCTATATCATGACTTTGGATAAAACGCCACTGTTTACAGTTTTCGACATCAAGTTTACTGCGCATTCCTTGGTTTTATTGATTGGAGGACTTTTCTTGATTTACAAATCGGTAGGAGAAATGCATAGTAGTGTAAAAGGAGAGCACTCGGAAGGTAAAACAAAGAAAAAAGTGCGTTTAAGTGCTGTTGTTATGCAAATCGTGATGATCGATTTTATTTTCAGTTTTGATTCAGTGATTTCTGCTATTGGTATGACCAATGACATCCGTCATGAAACTCATGGAAATCCTTTTATAATCATTGTTTTAGCTGTTATTATTTCAATGATTGTTATGTTGATTTTTGCAAAACCAATCGCAGATTTCATCAGTGCTCGCCCAACAATTAAAATGATAGCCCTTGGATTTTTGGTGACGATTGGTGTTTTGTTAATCGCAGAATCATTTGGTCAACACATTCCAAAAGGATACATTTATTTTGCGATGGTTTACGCTCTGTTTGTAGAGTTTCTCAATATTCGGATGCGTAAAAATAAAAATGAGCCTGAGCAGTGA
- a CDS encoding chorismate-binding protein has protein sequence MKDLLIYRLPTEKAPHIQRGTFSILKEGDKPLGFVISDFLHEQIFKFEESPESESNFSFHYSSEIPTIISRRDYQIEAQAFLNSFPLLGVEKGVYSRIKQVPFKGEKAVELFHLLEKTYPNAFCYLISSAHFGTWIGATPELLMNQEGMLCKTVALAGTHGENEEHEWTPKEMKEHQFVVSAIREALERNECVEIEADGPYVVQAGPVQHLKTDFKALLTKPNAWSIALDLHPTPAVCGTPRLNAMEAILTREMHNRELYTGFIGLFEEGNTNLFVNLRCAQLLSDKAFLYVGGGFTIDSIPDLEWDETEKKAETLSRVMKQI, from the coding sequence GTGAAAGACTTATTGATTTATAGATTGCCCACGGAAAAAGCACCTCACATTCAAAGAGGAACATTTTCGATTCTCAAAGAAGGAGATAAACCGTTGGGTTTTGTGATTTCCGATTTCCTGCACGAGCAAATCTTCAAGTTTGAAGAAAGTCCTGAATCTGAATCTAACTTTAGTTTTCATTACAGTTCCGAAATTCCAACAATTATTTCGCGAAGAGATTATCAAATCGAAGCTCAAGCTTTTTTAAATTCATTTCCGCTTCTAGGAGTGGAAAAAGGAGTGTATTCTCGTATCAAGCAAGTTCCCTTTAAAGGAGAAAAAGCGGTTGAACTCTTTCATTTGCTGGAAAAAACGTATCCGAATGCCTTTTGTTACCTCATTTCTTCAGCGCATTTTGGAACATGGATAGGAGCAACCCCCGAATTACTGATGAACCAAGAAGGAATGCTTTGTAAAACGGTTGCTCTGGCAGGAACTCATGGTGAAAACGAAGAGCATGAATGGACTCCGAAAGAAATGAAAGAGCATCAGTTTGTTGTTTCAGCTATTCGCGAAGCATTGGAACGCAATGAATGTGTCGAAATTGAAGCGGATGGGCCTTATGTTGTTCAAGCTGGACCAGTTCAGCATTTAAAAACGGATTTTAAAGCACTTTTAACTAAACCAAATGCTTGGTCAATCGCTTTGGATTTACACCCAACACCAGCTGTTTGTGGAACTCCGCGACTAAATGCCATGGAAGCAATATTAACTCGAGAAATGCATAATCGGGAATTGTATACAGGTTTTATTGGCCTTTTTGAAGAAGGAAATACAAACTTGTTTGTAAATTTGCGTTGTGCTCAATTACTTTCTGACAAGGCTTTTTTATACGTTGGTGGAGGATTTACCATTGATTCAATTCCAGATTTAGAGTGGGATGAAACAGAAAAAAAAGCAGAAACGTTGTCCCGTGTGATGAAGCAGATTTGA